TGGCGGTGTAGAAAAAGTGCAGAAAATGCAGTTTCGACAGTGGAAGCCAGATGATCCGGGcgagtccggatgatccgggacttgGTCCGGATGATCCAGGCAGGTTAACTGCGCGCGGGTGAGGCTCAGGATGACCTCGAAAATGGGGATAAATTCATAGAtttcgaggattttttatggatttTGTGGTGGAGATGGCGGGGAAAGGTGAGGTCCGTTTGCAACACAAAGAATCCatagatcaaaatcaacaaaacttcatcataccaacaaatcacaaaaaaattggggctatttttgtggggaattttcgaaattgggacaaaatcaacaaaattaggctagaaaagcaaggggtaggggctccaaattcgttATCAACCAAgggtcatgataccaagatgatgtagggtgaaaACCCTAGGTCCGATCTTTCATGAAATGCTGGGGAtctacgaagaacacgacgaacacacgaggggaaacactcaaatcaacgagaacaatcacacatgtgctagatccatgaacacaaagagtgATATAAGATTGAAAcggaacaaaggacgatacaagaggcAATAGTTCTTTCAGATCTGGAGACAGGGTCTTAAATCCATGAGGGGATCTTCCCTTgcagggtcttgaatccacttgggatcTTCTCCACGGAGGCCTCAATCTCCAATGGAGTATGTATCAAGTGGGTGAGCAAAgatctatctctaaaatgagctatccTTTGCTGTCCCTAGAAAAGTGGCGGTGGAGGCGTTTATATAGGCTAGGGGGACggaagggtacatgggcttcggcccaaaacGCACACGCAGGTGGtagtccggatgatccggatggtggcccggatgatccgggtgtcaggggtccggatgatccgggtggccgTCCAGATCGTTCGGATGTGTCGTAGCCGTCGAGGGGGGTCGGATGACCGGGAGATGGCCCAGACGTCCgggagggtccggatgatccgggagtcgGTCCGGACCGTCCGGCTTTGCGGGGAGGCCTAATGTAGATTTGGGCGCTGTAGCCGGATCATCCGGGGcagggtccggatcgtccgggcagggtccggatcgtccgggctggggccggatcgtccggacggcggtccggatcatccgggcatcttctgtcttgtttttctcttcttcgtcttcgcgttcgtcttcctcctccgattcaccttgctccttagcttctccatggctaactccttggtacTTGAGTATACAaagtgtctccgtttgaggtagtagccatgtctcatgtgtttcAAAGAGGAATtgcgagaggagagatgtcacctcggtttcgagagctcttgcacgtgcttgtgtcatgagtccacttggcacttggtgagacgatgataggtccatggggatgaccttgggatgctcagcATCACCTCCTGTCACGGCCAAACCAACTCGGTACGGGGCGAGGACGCAAACATGCGGGTTCAGCTGGCCCTTCGCGTGCGGGCCAGCACGCTAAAAGGCTCCCGCGAGCGTGCACCCCGGGCGACCCACCCGAGGGAGGGGTCGAATAACAGTAGCCTCAGACGCGCCACGCGGTCCACTCGTCATGGACCACCCAGCCGGGTTGTCCGTGTCCACACCGTCCGGGCAGATCAGAGGACTCGGAGTACCCCGGAGAGGCCCCCACAGTGAGCCAGCGCAAGCAGGCGCAACGCACACCCTGCCTGCCGCGATTGGACCAGCCGGATTACTGATGGCAGACGCTGACAGGCGGGCCTAGCTAGGCCTTTGCGAGCGGGTAGTTGTGCGACGAAGGCCGTACAATGACGGTGGTCCTAAGCGCGCCCTACGGTCCACCCGTCATGGACCGCCCAACCTGGTCGGATGGCTCGAAGCATCCCCAAGAGGCCCCCACGGCACGCCATCATGAAACGGACGTCTCGAAATGCTCTTTATGTGTGAGGAGCCCAGAAAGACACGTACTTCATATTTTTTATGACAGTAATTTATGAACGGAGTGAGTATAATATATCGTTATTTCTGATTATGTACTCAATTTTATTGTCGGTAAGCATTACTTGAACCCAAAGCAAACACTGCACTGGTCTTTTTCTTTTTTGAGCTGAACACTGCACTGATCTTAATATAGATCGAGATCAGATCATACGAACTCATCAGCCTCCGAAAACCCtcggtccttcttctccaaagtcCCACCTAATGCCGCTCCACCACCCGAAGCACCGCCACCACCACGACGAAGACGTCCTCCCCTACCACCGCTCCGACGACGAGGCGAAGCCGCGCCGCCCATACGTCCCCTCCAGCTTTCCCTcctcccctgcctccgccgcctccccccaccgcttcctcctccccttcgccgTCGTCTGCCTCCTACTCGCCGTGGCCTCCCTCTCCTTCGCCGTGTCCGTTAGCCGCCGCCCTGTGCCACTCCAGTCGCCTCCCGACTCCGTCGCCTTCCGCTGTGGCCGCGCCGAGGACTCCCTACGCTCCTTCCTCGCCTCCTCCGGGAACTACTCAGCCGGCGACAGAGAAAAGGTGCTCGCTGTCGTTGGCGTCCACACTGAGCTCGGATCCGCCGCCCGCCGTGCTGCGCTCCGTGCCACCTGGTTCCCGCCAAACCCTGAAGGCGTCGTAAGGTTCCATATGATTCTCCATTCATCCTACTTGGATCTGGTTAGATGTTTTTTTGCTGTAGTTTGCTGCTAGAGAAGCTTATACCTTCATGTGGATCTCATAAGACGATGCCTATAGTTGCTTTCACCTGCATTGCTCTACGAAGCTTCGACTAATGCGAGATCTGTTTGAATTTTGAATCACCAATTATCCCCACTCCGTACTATGGCTGTACTAagaccctgtttggttcataagtcctaggactttttttagtcccaacttataagtctcaagtccctaaaaagtccctacctgtttggttcctgggacttataagtccctacaagaccatattacaactataagtccctataagtccctccttgagagtcttatttcataagtcccaaatgcccattttaagtccctataagtccctcctgtttggtttagatgggacttatatgAACTTTTTTAAGTCCTAAGCCAATAAATTcctgaaaacaaacaccctctaataaccaGTAAATTGATGTAATTTTTGTGAATGGTTTGTTGCAATCTTATATTTTCTGGTTTGATTGGTAGCAGTGCGGGTTGGAATGGGTCTTACCATCAGCACTGGCTCATTTTTCCCAGTTTGGCTTTGGCAGTTAGGCATATATACCTTTTTTTGCTCACATTATTTGTAGAACTAGTAGTATTTTAAGATTAGTCACAATAAATATAGCATAATAATATTTGTAGGGAAATTTCTTCTGTGAATTATTGGTAACTTGACCTACATTCCGTGTGACCAAATGAGGTGAGACTTGAAAACTCTGATGCAATACCAATCTGCAGTTCCATCATTTGATTTATGTAGCAGAATGTTCACAAGCTATAAGTGGAATTTCAAATTTACGCCCCATatctgagcatatctttttttttaATATGCACACACATTATGAACTGGAACATATTAGAACTTCCCTGAAATTTATACAATTGTACACGAAGAGTAAAAAAGACCCACCGATTGAAGTAAGCAGTCACCAACCTGCAAATGCCACTGATTCTCGAAAGGGAAAAAGCTGGGTCACCAATTATGTGGCCTCATATTCATAATCAGCCCAGCTATCCACTAGCTGGTCCTTTACTTTGGACAACCCGTTAATTCCCATATTGCTGTATTCTAAAGCCAGCGGGGATCTGGTTCCTACAAATTGTTTTCCTCTTATCAAGTGAATTCAGATGCAATCGATTGCTTTGTGACCAAGCGATGTAATAAACATTAAAAAGCAAGGTGACCTGATACAAAATTGTAAAATACACCAGTTAACAAACTTCATTTTCGGCGCTTTAAATGTAAAACTGTGTTGGCGTCTTGGTTAGCAGGATTTATTTGCCatgtttctttgtcgtctgcttgtgGATATATATGAGGTTTTATCATGATAAAGAACTTCCATATTTTAGAAAGTGCTTTCATTAAGTATGGCTATTTACTTCTCTTGAAACTATACTTGAATTGTTGTATAATTGTATTgactgacatgcattactagaaagGGATGTATACTATTGGTGGACATATAATTTAATATTAACCGTAACCTGTTCTGATAGGGCTCAGCATGTTTCTTCGTGATGGGGAAGGCCCCCGGATTTGGCCTGATCTTCACGCTAGGAAAGGATAACTTGCTTTGCCTGATGAACCAAATGTCAAGAACACACACCAATGTGATAGCCTTTGACAGTGAACTCAACCAACAAAACAGTTGATGGACATCTCGATTTCCACCGGAAGAGACTCTTCAATTCTTACAAACACAAGGAAATGCAAGAACTAAGGTGGAGGGGATGGTCAAAACCCTAGGATAGGAGAGCAAAGCTCAACTAGTTTCTTCCTAAAACAAGTCTGACTACAAAAAAGGCTGTCTCCTCTTAATTGTACTCTCTACTTCAGCCCTAGCTATTGTGCAAAGTGTTTCGCCCATTATAAAAGCCACTTGGGCAGCTGAAATTCGTTTTGGTTTGTCTGATACCTTGCTGCACACCCAGACCCAGGACATGCCTGGGGGCATGTCTTCCCTGTTCAGCTTCTTTGTTGTCCGTGTTTAGCTTCTCAAACCTAAGGATAGACAAAGTTGATGTACCAAATAGCATCCATTCATATGTAGATTAGCGGGAGACTCAAGTATGAGAAGACTCACCTATTGCTCGAGTTGTTTGGCACATGCCATCGTCATTGGCCCTACTTGAGTTGGAGGCATGTCATTATGGATGTCCTCAATCATCATTTTGGATGGAGGCATTTCATTTGGGGTGTTCTCATCACTTTGAGAGCACCAATTTTACTATAATAACGTTTCTAGCTTATCTGATATGATCTTTTTATCTAAAATGGTTAGTTACTTTAGTTTGAGCACACTGTAACTATTACCTATAAATGGAAACATGTCATCTCTAATTAAATCCATTCATCGGTTACATGGTTGCAGTTCCCCTACTTTTAACGCTTTAATAGTAAAGAATACATTGAATCATTTTTATGCTCACTGGCCCTCCACTGCTCCTGCAGTTTGGAACATGGATTTGGTTTATCTTTTAGGTTTGTCATTGGAAGGACGAAGGACAAAGAAAAAATGGCAGATCTTCAGAAAGAGGTAGACATGTATCATGACTTTTTGTTTATTGATGCTGATGAGGGTACGAAGCCCCCAGAGAAGATGTAAGCTCTGTACACTCTGTAATCTTGTATTTCTACCTGTGAACTTGCATCTTGTAAATCTTACCTACTGATTGCTCATGTGATAGGTTAGCATATTTCAAAGCAGCTTATGACATGTTCCACGCAGAATTTTACGTCAAAGCTGATGATACTATCTATCTGCGCCCAGGTAAATTTTGTGATTTACAATGTATCAAAACTGTTGTTTAGATAGTTAGATCTGTGATATGTAATTATGTCACATTTCTGCGCCAGATAGACTTGCTGCTCTCCTTGCAAAGGACCGACTTCATCACCGGACTTATATTGGTTGCATGAAGAAGGGACCGGTTGTCAGTGATCCGAATATGAAATGGTTAGTGGAAACTTGAATTGGTTCTAACTTCGAAATTTATATTTGCATATATGTCAATTTTTCTGAAAAAGCAATTGGTTTTGAATGCAAGTCCAATTAGTTTTCCATGTAAGTCATACTAGTATCCATGGCATCTATTGTTATTTCAGCTATGAAGGTTTTGAACTATCTTGTTCATTGATTATGTTATTATTTCATGACAGGTATGAAAGTTCATATGGATTATTAGGTAATGAGTACTTCATGCATGCATCTGGTTCACTGTATGCTCTTTCTTCAGAAGTGGTGGGAGCTATAGCTACTACAAACAATGATAGGTTAGTTGTTTATCTTTTTTTTCCGGCCTGTAGAGTGAAAGCGTATGATAGCTCGCGTCACTCTGAACATAATATACattaccaaggaggcaaggagttaACAGATGTTTCTTGCACATATTATCATCTTACATAGTTGTTTAGTGATGAATTCTTTATGTTTCTAACCTAGTTCTAGCCTGTTGCAGTAGATCTAAAATAAACAATGGCACAATACTAAACTACCAAAATGTAAGCTTCCCATGATTAGGTCACTTGTGTTGCAATGAGAACTCACAATTTGCACTCAGTCAAACATGTTAAATTTATCAAAACAAGCTtttgccccgctttatagataaagcaaccaCCAAGTCCATACAACAAGCTCAAGTGCGAGAAAAGTGAAAATACGTTTGTTGGGGCAACAACACAAACATGCCGTAATAAAATAAGAGGAAAAAAGCCACCAAGTGGCCGATAGATCAGTCGCTATGAGTCGGGGCAAGACGACGAGCTGCCAGTCATTGCGTCCATCATGCTGCCAAGCTGGTCCTGATCCCGCTGCCTAGAGAGCGGGTGCCAGTGCTGCAAAAAGGCCAAGAATTTGAATAGTCTGTGGCCTGCCGTAAGAAGACCCTCTCAATAACCATCTTGTTAAACATCTTCTAGAGGGTCCAGGTCATCGCTGCGAACACTAACCAGAAGAGGCGTCTCCTTCTATCTGTCTGGTTGGCGTGAGTTTTCGAGAAACCCTGCCAGGTCAGGGCCTCTCAGTTAGGCCCCAGAGCCTCACGAACAAAGCACCAAAAGAATCAAGCAGCTAACCAGGCGAAGAAGATGTGGGTCCTAGTCTGGGGACACCACAAAGAGGATGTAATCCATCGCCAAGCCCATTCCGCTTGATCACCTCCGTCCCCGATGGGAGGCGATCCCGCAAAAGCTGTCACACGAAGATCTTGATCTTCAGAGGAAGGGGCACTTTCCACAAAGGTGTGGTCCATGCAAGAATTGGTCACCGGCACAAGGCGTGGTATGCTGAGCCAACAGAGAAGAACCCCGAAGGGGTCAGGCACCAAGATATGACGTCCGGATAATCCGGAAGCATCGACGGAAGGGCTGCCCGAAGGCTGGCCCAAGCAATGGTTTCCTTGGGCCGAATGTGCGACGGAACAAGACGTTCCAAATCCCATTGTGAGCGGCCAAGGACACCAACAACATCGGATCTGCACAGATAGCAAACAAGGCAGGGAAATCATTGCAGAGTGGAGATCCACCCACCCAAGGGTCCAGCCAGAAGAGGGTCCCATCTCCATTGCCTATGGAGATAGAGAGCCCAAGACGAATCTCATTCTTGATGGACTTAATCGACTTCTAGAACTGAGATCCCTCCCTATGATCACAGGCAAGAAGTGGGCGGTCCTGCAACTACTTTGCTTTAATAAGCTGCAGCCGCAGGCCCCATCCTCTCTGAGGATCCTCCAAACCCATCTCAACAAAAGGGCCATGTTCATGCGACGGGACACAAGAATACCTAGAACCCCTAGGTCCTTGGGCAAGCAAATATCAGCCCACTTGACCATATGGTATTTGTGACGTCCATCAGTCGCCTGCCAGAAGAAGCGCGATAGATTCTTACCAAAGGAGCTATGCACCCCTGCAGGCAAAATATATAGCCCCATCATATACATGGGGAGACTAGAAAGGCACGAGTCGATAAGCATGGATTTACTCCCTTTGGAAGTAAATCTACCGCACAATGGTGCAGACCTAGACACAACACGACCCATAAGTGGGTCAAATTCCCAGAGGGGGACCCTCGAATCAGATAGCGGCATCCTCAATTACGCAATGGGGAAGGAGGACAACTTGCAATTAAGGTTGTCCGCAATCCGCTGCTGATCGTTGACAGAGTACCCTAATACCACAACCTCACTCTTATCGAAATTGATCTGAAGTCCCGACATGGCCTCAAAGCAGAGGATAGGAACTTGAGGTTAATGATATCAATTTCCGACCCTCAACCATGATCATGGTGTCATTCGCATATTGGAGGTGAGTAACACCACCTCCATGGACAATATGCCCAACCACACTGGAGATGTGGCCGGCCATCCTAGCCTTATCCAGGATGGCCACAAGGGCGTCAACTGCCAGGTTGAAGAGGAGAGGGGAGATAGGATCCCCCTGCCTCACCCCATGAGAAGACCTAAAGTAGGGGCCAACCTGCCTATTAATATTAATCGCGGTGCTACCGCTCTGATCAACTGCATGATCCAGGAACACCAACGGCCATCGGGCCCATTTGCTCAAGAACTAAGCGAAGGAAAGACCAGTCAAGGGGGTCATATGCCTTTTGGAAGTCCAACTTAAGGAATACACTTTTCTGGCACTGTACCTTCACCTCATGAATGATTTCATGAAGAGTTAGAATTCCCCCATGAATACGACGCCACTTCAGAAAGGCGGACTAGCAGGGGTGAGAGAGGCGTTCCACCAGCGGGGCAAACTGCGTCGCACACACCTTAGAGACAATCCGTTGTAGCACATTAATCACTGTAATTAGCCTGAAGTTTTGGATATCCGTTGCCCCAACTATTTTGGGGATTACGGTAACGACACCAAAGTTCAGGCGGGACATGTCTGATGTCCCAATATAGAATTCATGGAACATTGGCATAATCACCGGCTGAAGCTGCACCCATAACCTTTGGAAGAAAGCAACCGGCaggccatccggcctagatgctgaACTAGCCTTCATCTGCGCAATCGCCCGACCAACCTCCTCAGGCGAGAATAGGAGGGTAAGTTTTGCACTCTCAACAGGAGAGACCCTGACCTCAAGTGGCCAACAGTCTTCCGCCAAAACACCAGAACGGCCTTATAACATCAACCATATGAAGTCCATCATGCACAAAATACAGTTGGTTATAGCTAACATTATGTTTGGCGACGTATTCATCATGCACAAATAATTGCTCCTAATTTTTAAAACTGCATACCAGTTTGAATGTGATCAGCAAGCTGCAGATAATCATATCATAGATGGCATGCATGCACATGTGCTCAGATAACTCCATTTTGCACAGAAGGTTCTCCAAATCGCATGTGCATATCCATCATTAATGATCTGGTACGGTGGTGGTGAGGAACCCACCAAGTACGAACACAGCCAACCTacgccctctgttccaaaatatatgaTACTTTAGATATGGATAGTCTCCAAGATACAACTTCCATTGTTGCTTTTTATATGGATATGTCAGTAAATATTTTGAAATAATTTTTCATGACAAATCTAATGGCATAATTTGTACATTAAAAGAATCTGAGTAGTTTCTttgttaattactccctccgtccggaaaagcttgtcccaagcttgtcttTCAAATGACAAATCTAATGGCATAATTTGTACATTAAAAGTAAATATTTTGATGCTAGATACGTCCATTTGAAGGACAAccttttccggacagagggagtagttgtcaGTGATAAGAGAAGTTCGGCCTCATGCTTTCTGTTTTAGTACTTCACAATGAGAAAACATATAAGATAATTTATGCGTGGAGAAGCAGTAACTCCCAGTGATAGCCTTTATACTTGCTAATGTGATTGTATCGGTTTATTATTAGCCATGGTGGCAAGTAGATTATTAATCTTACCATCTGGTATTGTACGTTAAGAACCAACTGAAGGACATAAGCATGACCCTTTTTACACTTGGCATAAGCTTAACCTTATTGATCCTCTACTGGTATGTTAACGCCAATAATCAATACTAAATTATGGTTTTGATTTCCAATGAAGCATTCCAGGCTTCAAGCCCATTATGCAAGTTTTTTTAGGGAAGCCTATTGCGCAAGTTAGTTCTGTTGTGGAGAGTGGATCTGAaaaaagaaaatcatgaacataagaGAGATATTTAAGGTGGGACCCTTCCAGGGGAAAACCAAGGGGCGCACAGAGGCAAGATAATTAACACTATGGTATGAGAGTTGCAACTTGCAAGCAGGGAATTGTGAACGGCACATCCACCATTTCAGGCAGATGTGGCATGCTGCTAAACAGAGTATATACATAAGGGTGGAAAATGGCTCCTAGTGGTCGGAAAACTGTCAGCCTACACTCCAAGTCTCCGGCATGccattctaccatcagaacctagaAAACAACGATACACAGCGAGCATGGAGGGCACGGTTAGTTTGTTTGGGGAGGCCGTCCAATTTTTTCTTGTGCTTTTATGTTCAGAAGCAAAAATACAAACAAAACAACGTTTGAACTGAGCATCCAGTAATGGATGTTTCCACTATCTCTCATGTAGATCTTTAAAGCTAGACCCCGTTTTGATATGCTTTGGTGGAAATATATTCATATTTCTAGTGATCTTCTTTTTGAGTCAGGGGCGTCATGATTCTGCGCCAAAGGTGCTATGAGCTGGTGCAACCGATGGCGGTTGCTATGCTGAATGTTGCCTTCGACGAATGTGCATTTTAACCTATGTCTCCCATTCATTATCTATACAAAAGTAGAAATCGTGAATCTGTGTTATCCGTTAGCACGCTCTACTTCGAATGTTGCTTTCAAGTAAAGGACCCAAGGAAAAAAAATCCAGCTATACAGCAGTTAAACCGCAGAGACAAAAAACCAAGAAAAACCATAGGTAAGACAAGGGGTTGCCCTTCACATGACACGTGTCATGTGGGAATGCCTGATCACTTCTCAGATGTCACCCTCCCCCTAGTTGCTCCCTTAGTTGAATACATCTTCTTGATCGGCTGTTATCTTTTTCCCACACTGTTATGTTTTAAATGTTTA
The sequence above is a segment of the Triticum dicoccoides isolate Atlit2015 ecotype Zavitan chromosome 1A, WEW_v2.0, whole genome shotgun sequence genome. Coding sequences within it:
- the LOC119368563 gene encoding probable beta-1,3-galactosyltransferase 12; protein product: MPLHHPKHRHHHDEDVLPYHRSDDEAKPRRPYVPSSFPSSPASAASPHRFLLPFAVVCLLLAVASLSFAVSVSRRPVPLQSPPDSVAFRCGRAEDSLRSFLASSGNYSAGDREKVLAVVGVHTELGSAARRAALRATWFPPNPEGVVSLEHGFGLSFRFVIGRTKDKEKMADLQKEVDMYHDFLFIDADEGTKPPEKMLAYFKAAYDMFHAEFYVKADDTIYLRPDRLAALLAKDRLHHRTYIGCMKKGPVVSDPNMKWYESSYGLLGNEYFMHASGSLYALSSEVVGAIATTNNDSLRMFDYEDVTIGSWMLAMNVNHEDNRAMCDSTCTPSSIAVWDSKICSGSCNPIEKIKELHNTTLCSKSPTLPPEVEEEE